A window from Mesorhizobium sp. WSM2240 encodes these proteins:
- the recN gene encoding DNA repair protein RecN, with product MLSRLSIRDIVLIERLDIDFSPGLSVLTGETGAGKSILLDALSLALGARGDASLVRHGAAQGQVSAVFDVPRNHPARMLLAENALDDDGDIILRRVQTADGRTRVFVNDQPSSVTLMRDIGRALVEIHGQHDERALVDPGAHRDLLDSFGGLLGELRACSEAWRLWRESEQELARHRAKVAAAAREADYLRASVAELAQLDPQPGEETELAEIRTSMMRAEKIASEIQDAQDVLSGPQSPLPQLASLLRRLQRKAGDVPGLLDEVVTSLDEAMLSLDAAQSAVEAAMRATVYDPQRLERAEERLFALRAASRKHNVQVDDLAQLRDTMAADLADLDAGEERLRTLEKQAAVARDAYDEIAQRLSELRKGAAVGLQKTVMAELPALKLERAEFIVEMSSEPDNRMEQGVDQVEFWVRTNPGTRAGPMMKVASGGELSRFLLALKVALADRGSAPTLVFDEIDTGVGGAVADAIGQRLARLSARVQVLSVTHAPQVAARAGTHFLISKSGGASQVSTSIAEMDRGSRQEEIARMLAGATITEEARAAANRLLSENAV from the coding sequence ATGCTTTCCAGACTGTCGATCCGCGATATCGTCCTGATCGAACGGCTGGACATCGATTTCTCGCCTGGCCTTTCCGTGCTGACCGGCGAGACCGGCGCCGGCAAATCCATTCTTCTCGATGCGCTTTCGCTGGCGCTTGGGGCGCGGGGCGATGCATCGCTCGTGCGCCACGGCGCGGCGCAAGGCCAGGTCTCTGCCGTCTTCGACGTGCCGCGCAACCATCCTGCGCGCATGCTGCTTGCCGAAAATGCGCTCGACGATGACGGCGACATCATCCTGCGCCGCGTGCAGACGGCCGATGGGCGCACCCGCGTCTTCGTGAACGACCAGCCTTCCAGCGTCACGCTTATGCGGGACATAGGCCGGGCGCTGGTCGAAATCCACGGGCAGCATGACGAGCGGGCGCTGGTCGACCCCGGTGCGCATCGCGACTTACTCGATTCGTTCGGCGGCCTGCTTGGCGAGCTCCGGGCTTGCAGCGAAGCGTGGCGGCTCTGGCGTGAAAGCGAGCAGGAACTGGCGCGCCACCGCGCCAAGGTGGCGGCGGCCGCCCGCGAAGCCGATTATCTGCGCGCATCCGTTGCCGAACTCGCGCAGCTCGATCCGCAGCCCGGCGAGGAAACCGAGCTTGCCGAAATTCGCACCAGCATGATGCGGGCCGAGAAGATTGCGTCCGAGATCCAGGATGCGCAGGATGTGCTTTCGGGTCCGCAATCGCCGCTGCCGCAGCTTGCGAGCCTGCTGCGGCGCTTGCAGCGGAAGGCCGGCGATGTTCCGGGCCTGCTCGACGAGGTGGTGACTTCGCTCGACGAAGCGATGCTGTCGCTCGACGCGGCGCAATCGGCCGTCGAGGCCGCCATGCGCGCGACGGTATACGATCCGCAGCGGCTTGAAAGGGCCGAGGAGCGGCTGTTTGCGCTGCGCGCCGCGTCCCGCAAGCACAATGTGCAGGTCGACGATCTGGCGCAGCTGCGTGATACGATGGCGGCGGATCTCGCTGATCTCGATGCAGGCGAGGAGCGGCTTCGCACCCTGGAAAAGCAGGCGGCGGTCGCCCGCGATGCCTACGACGAGATCGCCCAGCGGCTTTCCGAATTGCGCAAGGGCGCGGCGGTCGGCCTGCAGAAGACCGTGATGGCCGAATTGCCGGCGCTGAAGCTGGAACGCGCCGAGTTCATCGTGGAAATGTCGAGTGAACCCGACAACCGAATGGAACAAGGCGTCGACCAGGTCGAGTTCTGGGTGCGGACCAACCCCGGAACGCGAGCCGGCCCGATGATGAAGGTCGCGTCAGGCGGCGAGCTGTCGCGCTTCCTTCTGGCGCTCAAGGTGGCGCTCGCAGATCGCGGCTCGGCGCCGACGCTGGTGTTCGACGAGATCGACACTGGTGTTGGCGGGGCTGTTGCCGACGCCATCGGGCAGAGGCTGGCTCGGCTGTCGGCACGGGTGCAGGTGCTGTCGGTGACCCATGCGCCGCAGGTCGCGGCACGGGCGGGCACACACTTCCTCATCTCCAAATCGGGCGGGGCCAGCCAGGTCTCGACCAGCATTGCGGAAATGGACCGCGGCTCGCGGCAGGAGGAGATTGCCCGCATGCTGGCCGGCGCGACCATTACCGAAGAGGCGCGGGCGGCAGCGAACCGCCTGCTCAGCGAGAACGCAGTTTAG
- a CDS encoding outer membrane protein assembly factor BamD → MILQRAAEAKKPLRAALLALSVLAAPAVLSGCMSTEDDIDLATYVDQTEPADVLYNQGLANLNAGRLKEASRKFDAVDRQHPYSEWARKSMVMGAFANYRQGNYDDAINSAKRYVSLYPSTEDAAYAQYIVGLSYFRQIRDVTQDQKESRRAIEAMEEVVQRWPESEYVDDAREKVRFARDQLAGKEMQVGRYYLERREYIAAVKRFRYVVENYSNTRHVEEALARLTESYYAMGLTSEAQTAAAVLGQNYPASQWYKDSYALLQTGGLQPRENAGSWISKAGKLITGA, encoded by the coding sequence ATGATTCTCCAGCGCGCTGCTGAAGCGAAAAAGCCCTTGCGGGCGGCCTTGCTGGCCTTGTCGGTTCTGGCAGCGCCGGCGGTCCTGTCAGGCTGCATGTCGACGGAAGACGACATCGATCTGGCGACCTATGTGGACCAGACCGAGCCGGCGGACGTGCTCTACAATCAGGGCCTGGCCAACCTCAATGCCGGCCGGCTCAAGGAAGCCAGCCGCAAGTTCGACGCGGTCGACCGCCAGCATCCCTATTCGGAATGGGCCCGCAAATCGATGGTCATGGGCGCTTTCGCCAATTACCGCCAGGGCAATTACGACGATGCCATCAACTCGGCCAAACGCTACGTCTCGCTCTATCCATCGACCGAAGACGCGGCCTACGCGCAGTACATCGTCGGCCTGAGCTATTTCCGGCAGATTCGCGATGTGACGCAGGATCAGAAGGAATCGCGCCGCGCCATCGAAGCGATGGAAGAGGTGGTGCAGCGCTGGCCCGAATCCGAATATGTCGACGACGCCCGCGAAAAAGTGCGGTTCGCCCGCGACCAGCTCGCCGGCAAGGAGATGCAGGTCGGCCGCTATTATCTCGAGCGGCGCGAATACATAGCCGCAGTCAAGCGCTTTCGGTACGTGGTCGAAAACTACTCCAACACGCGCCACGTCGAGGAGGCGCTCGCCCGTCTCACCGAAAGCTACTACGCGATGGGCCTGACGTCCGAAGCGCAGACCGCCGCGGCCGTGCTGGGGCAAAACTATCCTGCCAGCCAGTGGTACAAGGATTCCTATGCGCTGTTGCAGACAGGCGGCCTTCAGCCGCGCGAAAATGCCGGTTCGTGGATATCCAAGGCCGGAAAGCTGATTACCGGCGCCTAA
- the lpxC gene encoding UDP-3-O-acyl-N-acetylglucosamine deacetylase, producing the protein MGIDLHDYQTTLKSRVTLSGIGVHSGKQVSMHFHPADPDTGIVFHYTGEGGPGRELPALVSEVGGTALCTVLGDPSGHHVATVEHVMAALLGLGIDNLSIEIDGAEVPILDGSAAMFVDAIDQAGVETLAVKRRYIRVLKPVRIENGASWAEFRPYGGTRFEIEIDFDSPAIGRQSYAADIDADVFRHDIARARTFGFMKDVERLWAAGYALGSSLENSVVIGDDSRVINVEGLRYSNEFVRHKTLDAMGDLALAGARFIGCFRSYRGGHKLNASALRRLLSDRSAFEIVETTRRERGRSAEMIAVNAPVFAPWML; encoded by the coding sequence ATGGGGATCGACTTGCACGACTATCAGACAACTCTCAAATCGCGCGTGACGCTGTCGGGCATCGGCGTTCACAGCGGAAAACAAGTTTCAATGCATTTCCATCCGGCCGATCCCGACACCGGGATCGTTTTCCATTATACGGGTGAGGGCGGCCCCGGCCGCGAACTGCCAGCCTTGGTCTCGGAGGTTGGCGGTACGGCGCTGTGCACGGTTCTGGGCGATCCGTCCGGCCATCATGTAGCGACCGTCGAGCATGTCATGGCCGCATTGCTCGGCCTTGGCATCGACAATCTCTCCATCGAGATCGACGGGGCCGAGGTGCCGATCCTTGACGGCAGCGCCGCAATGTTCGTCGATGCCATAGATCAGGCCGGCGTCGAGACGCTGGCGGTCAAGCGGCGCTATATCCGCGTCCTGAAGCCGGTGCGAATCGAGAACGGCGCGTCCTGGGCCGAGTTTCGTCCCTATGGCGGTACGCGTTTCGAGATCGAGATCGACTTCGACAGTCCTGCGATTGGTCGGCAGTCCTACGCCGCCGACATCGATGCCGACGTTTTCCGTCACGACATTGCGCGGGCGCGCACCTTCGGCTTCATGAAGGATGTCGAGCGTCTGTGGGCCGCCGGATACGCGCTCGGGTCGTCGCTCGAAAATTCGGTGGTGATCGGCGACGACAGCCGCGTCATAAATGTCGAGGGGCTGCGCTATTCGAACGAATTCGTGCGCCACAAGACGCTCGATGCAATGGGCGATCTGGCGCTCGCGGGCGCCCGTTTCATCGGCTGCTTCCGCTCCTATCGCGGCGGCCATAAGCTCAACGCATCGGCGCTGCGCCGTCTGCTTTCCGACCGCTCGGCTTTTGAGATCGTCGAAACGACCCGCCGCGAGCGCGGCCGTTCGGCCGAAATGATCGCCGTCAACGCGCCGGTTTTCGCACCCTGGATGCTCTGA
- the ftsZ gene encoding cell division protein FtsZ: protein MTINLKKPDITELKPRITVFGVGGGGGNAVNNMITAGLRGVEFVVANTDAQALTMSKADRLIQLGAHVTEGLGAGSQPEVGRAAAEECIDEIIDHLSNTHMCFVTAGMGGGTGTGAAPVVARAAREKGILTVGVVTKPFHFEGQRRMKTADLGIEELQKCVDTLIVIPNQNLFRLANDKTTFADAFAMADQVLYSGVACITDLMVKEGLINLDFADVRSVMREMGKAMMGTGEASGEGRAMAAAEAAIANPLLDETTMRGAKGLLISITGGRDLTLFEVDEAATRIREEVDQDANIILGATFDEELEGVIRVSVVATGIDKTAAEIAAAPIAIRQPLKPAPRPAAEARPAPVPVQSAPQMEVRAADPVAEAIRMAEENAAAMAAPRPVAVQDDFRPQSKLFQAPPAEQVAQPAQPQMMAPAPQPVREMQPAAVQPRMPRVEDFPPVVKAEVEAKSRPADHESSGPMGLLKRLTNGLSRREEEPARLQPAQPREPKLRQPAPEARRIASQDPQLYAPRRGQLDEHGRLQPQPRATQEDDQLEIPAFLRRQAN from the coding sequence ATGACGATCAATCTGAAGAAGCCGGACATCACCGAGCTTAAGCCACGCATCACCGTGTTCGGTGTCGGGGGCGGCGGCGGCAACGCAGTCAACAACATGATCACGGCGGGGCTGCGTGGCGTCGAATTCGTCGTGGCCAACACCGATGCGCAGGCGCTGACCATGTCGAAGGCCGACCGCTTGATCCAGCTCGGCGCTCACGTCACCGAGGGTCTCGGCGCCGGGTCGCAGCCGGAAGTCGGGCGCGCCGCCGCCGAGGAGTGCATCGACGAGATCATCGATCATTTGTCCAACACGCATATGTGCTTCGTCACTGCCGGCATGGGTGGCGGCACCGGCACCGGCGCTGCTCCCGTTGTCGCCCGCGCGGCGCGGGAAAAGGGCATCCTTACAGTCGGCGTGGTGACCAAGCCGTTCCACTTCGAGGGTCAGCGCCGCATGAAGACGGCCGACCTCGGTATCGAGGAACTGCAGAAGTGCGTCGATACGCTGATCGTCATCCCGAACCAGAACCTGTTCCGCCTTGCCAACGACAAGACCACCTTCGCCGACGCCTTCGCCATGGCCGACCAGGTGCTGTATTCAGGCGTCGCCTGCATCACCGACCTGATGGTCAAGGAAGGCCTGATCAATCTCGACTTTGCCGACGTACGCTCGGTGATGCGCGAGATGGGCAAGGCGATGATGGGCACCGGCGAAGCCTCGGGTGAAGGTCGCGCAATGGCCGCCGCGGAAGCCGCGATCGCCAATCCGCTGCTCGACGAAACGACGATGCGCGGCGCAAAGGGCCTGCTGATCTCGATCACCGGCGGGCGCGACCTGACGCTGTTCGAAGTCGACGAAGCGGCGACCCGCATCCGCGAGGAGGTCGATCAGGACGCCAACATCATCCTTGGCGCGACTTTCGACGAAGAACTCGAAGGCGTCATTCGCGTCTCGGTGGTTGCGACGGGCATCGACAAGACGGCGGCCGAAATCGCCGCCGCGCCGATCGCCATCCGCCAGCCGCTGAAGCCGGCTCCGCGCCCGGCCGCCGAAGCGCGGCCTGCGCCGGTCCCGGTGCAATCGGCTCCGCAGATGGAGGTGCGCGCCGCCGACCCGGTCGCAGAAGCCATCCGCATGGCCGAGGAGAACGCCGCCGCCATGGCCGCGCCGCGCCCGGTAGCCGTCCAGGACGACTTCCGTCCGCAGAGCAAGCTGTTCCAGGCCCCGCCGGCCGAACAGGTCGCGCAGCCTGCACAGCCGCAGATGATGGCTCCGGCTCCGCAGCCGGTGCGGGAGATGCAGCCGGCAGCCGTCCAGCCGCGCATGCCGCGGGTGGAGGACTTCCCGCCGGTCGTGAAGGCGGAAGTTGAGGCCAAGAGCCGCCCGGCCGACCATGAGAGCAGCGGGCCGATGGGGCTGCTCAAACGGCTGACCAACGGCCTGTCGCGTCGCGAGGAGGAGCCGGCGCGCTTGCAGCCGGCCCAGCCGCGCGAGCCGAAGCTGCGCCAGCCCGCGCCGGAAGCGCGGCGAATCGCCAGCCAGGACCCGCAGCTCTATGCGCCGCGCCGCGGCCAACTCGACGAACATGGCCGGCTTCAGCCGCAGCCGAGGGCGACTCAGGAAGACGATCAGCTGGAGATTCCGGCGTTTTTACGCCGCCAGGCCAACTGA
- the ftsA gene encoding cell division protein FtsA, with protein MSWLSGRKDAQTRRSGIVTVLDVGSSKVCCVVAKLKPREEGQLLKGRTHQARVIGIGHQKSQGVKSGVVVDLDRAEHAIRLAVDAAERMAGLTVDSLIVNLTAGRLKSRSFSATINLGGHEVDAADIKRVLAAGSKQALKAEREVVHSLPVAFSLDAERGVRDPRGMVGDTLGVDMHVLTGDAAPLRNLELCINRSHLSVERMVATPYASGLAALVDDELEMGAACIDMGGGTTTISVFADGKFVHGDAIPVGGSHVTMDMAKGLSTRLEDAERLKVMHGSALPGSADDRDLVSIQPIGSDDGEAPLQIPRSVMTRIIRARIEETLEILRDRLNKSGYGNAVGKRVVLTGGASQLSGLPEAARRILGRNVRIGRPLGVAGLPEAAKGPAFATAVGLLIYPQVASFESAQAGGFARLRMTGTGGKFHRMSQWLRDSF; from the coding sequence ATGAGCTGGCTCTCCGGTCGCAAGGACGCCCAGACGCGTCGCTCCGGCATCGTTACCGTGCTCGACGTCGGGTCGAGCAAAGTGTGCTGCGTGGTGGCCAAGCTCAAGCCGCGGGAAGAAGGGCAGTTGCTCAAGGGCCGCACTCACCAGGCGCGCGTGATCGGCATCGGCCACCAGAAATCTCAGGGCGTGAAGTCCGGCGTGGTCGTCGATCTCGATCGCGCCGAGCACGCCATCAGGCTGGCGGTGGACGCCGCCGAGCGGATGGCGGGGCTGACGGTCGATTCGCTGATCGTCAACCTCACAGCCGGCAGGCTGAAGAGCCGGTCGTTCTCGGCGACGATCAATCTCGGCGGCCATGAGGTGGATGCAGCCGACATCAAGCGCGTGCTTGCGGCTGGCTCCAAGCAGGCGCTGAAGGCGGAGCGCGAAGTGGTGCATTCGCTGCCGGTTGCCTTCTCGCTCGATGCGGAGCGCGGCGTGCGCGATCCGCGCGGCATGGTCGGCGACACGCTCGGCGTCGACATGCATGTCCTGACCGGCGATGCTGCGCCGCTGCGCAATCTAGAACTCTGCATCAATCGCTCGCATCTGTCGGTTGAGCGCATGGTGGCGACTCCTTATGCCAGCGGCCTTGCGGCCCTTGTCGACGACGAGCTCGAAATGGGCGCGGCCTGCATCGACATGGGCGGCGGCACGACGACGATCTCGGTCTTCGCCGACGGCAAATTCGTTCATGGCGACGCCATCCCCGTCGGCGGCAGCCATGTCACCATGGACATGGCCAAGGGGCTGTCGACCCGGCTCGAGGATGCCGAGCGCCTGAAGGTGATGCACGGCTCGGCGCTGCCAGGCAGCGCCGACGATCGCGACCTTGTCTCGATCCAGCCGATCGGCAGCGATGATGGCGAGGCGCCCCTGCAGATACCGCGCTCGGTGATGACCCGCATCATCCGCGCGCGCATCGAGGAAACGCTCGAGATATTGCGCGACCGGCTGAACAAGTCCGGCTACGGCAACGCGGTCGGTAAGCGCGTGGTGCTCACAGGCGGAGCTAGCCAGCTTTCCGGGCTGCCGGAAGCGGCTCGCCGAATTCTCGGCCGCAACGTTCGCATCGGGCGGCCGCTCGGCGTGGCCGGGCTGCCCGAGGCGGCCAAGGGGCCGGCTTTTGCGACGGCGGTCGGTCTTCTGATCTATCCGCAGGTGGCGAGTTTCGAAAGCGCCCAGGCGGGCGGTTTCGCCCGGCTGCGGATGACCGGGACAGGGGGAAAGTTTCATCGCATGAGTCAGTGGTTGAGAGACAGTTTTTAG
- a CDS encoding cell division protein FtsQ/DivIB produces MFALKLGQAQRTDAATPGVVGAWLAAPHFVLPRWLRRPARVAARLGSGDFTPPPFCATIMTAVFLGASSLYGAYLGGHMPAFVQAVTARTGFAVDEVRVAGHYETSEIDILEKLELDGWTSLIGFDADEARARIAGLPWVEVASVRKVYPDTLEVRIEERKPFALWQHGSQLAIVGEAGNVIAPYSGGRHAMLPLVIGYGANDHASGFVGKIRQFPELAARVKGFIRVSERRWDLRLENGITIKLPEAGEDQAIADLLQMDRESGLLSRDIASVDMRLPDRLVVQLTPEATVRRNAALSDRFKGLKIKPEKKI; encoded by the coding sequence GTGTTCGCGTTGAAGTTGGGACAAGCCCAAAGGACGGACGCGGCCACGCCGGGCGTCGTCGGCGCTTGGCTTGCAGCGCCGCACTTCGTGCTGCCGCGCTGGCTGCGCCGGCCGGCGCGCGTCGCCGCCCGTCTCGGCAGTGGCGACTTCACGCCGCCGCCCTTCTGCGCGACCATCATGACCGCCGTCTTCCTGGGGGCGAGCAGCCTCTACGGTGCCTATCTCGGCGGCCATATGCCGGCCTTCGTCCAGGCTGTGACCGCCCGCACTGGCTTCGCTGTCGACGAGGTGCGTGTCGCCGGCCATTACGAAACATCCGAGATCGACATACTGGAAAAGCTCGAACTTGACGGCTGGACCTCGCTGATCGGCTTCGACGCCGACGAGGCGCGTGCGCGCATTGCGGGCTTGCCGTGGGTCGAGGTCGCCTCGGTGCGCAAGGTCTATCCCGACACGCTCGAAGTACGCATCGAGGAGCGCAAGCCCTTCGCACTTTGGCAGCATGGCAGCCAACTCGCCATCGTCGGAGAAGCGGGCAATGTCATTGCGCCCTATTCTGGCGGCCGCCACGCAATGCTGCCGCTGGTCATCGGCTATGGCGCGAATGATCATGCCTCGGGTTTCGTCGGCAAGATCCGCCAGTTTCCCGAATTGGCGGCGCGGGTGAAGGGCTTTATCCGGGTGTCGGAGCGGCGCTGGGATCTGCGGCTGGAAAACGGCATTACCATAAAGCTTCCTGAGGCCGGCGAGGACCAAGCCATCGCCGACCTTCTGCAGATGGACCGCGAGAGCGGGCTTTTGTCGCGCGATATCGCCTCCGTCGACATGCGGCTGCCGGATCGCCTGGTGGTGCAGCTTACGCCGGAAGCGACGGTGCGCCGCAACGCCGCGCTCAGCGACCGCTTCAAGGGCCTCAAGATCAAGCCGGAGAAGAAGATATGA
- a CDS encoding D-alanine--D-alanine ligase, producing the protein MSKKHVAVLLGGFSSERPVSLSSGNSCADALEAEGYRVTRVDVTRDIGRVLSELKPDVAFNALHGPFGEDGTIQGILEYLAIPYTHSGVLASALAMNKEQSKIIAKVAGVPVAESRVMSRFSIGTKHPMKPPYVVKPVNEGSSFGVVIVKEGQSHPPQVIGSAEWKYGDTVMVERYVHGRELTCAVMGDVALGVTEIIPTGHSFYDYDSKYVPGGSKHVCPAKISLNIYQKIQTLSLKAHQAIGCRGVTRSDFRYDDRHSENGELVWLEVNTQPGMTPTSLVPEIAAEAGHSFGELLSWMVEDASCSR; encoded by the coding sequence ATGTCGAAAAAGCACGTCGCCGTATTGTTGGGAGGGTTCTCCTCCGAGCGGCCCGTGTCCCTGTCTTCCGGAAATTCGTGCGCAGATGCGTTGGAGGCTGAAGGCTATCGGGTGACGCGCGTGGACGTTACGCGCGATATTGGCCGGGTCCTTTCGGAATTAAAGCCGGACGTGGCGTTCAACGCGCTGCATGGGCCGTTCGGCGAGGACGGCACGATCCAGGGAATCCTTGAATATCTCGCCATTCCCTACACCCATTCGGGCGTTCTCGCCTCGGCGCTGGCGATGAACAAGGAGCAGTCCAAGATAATCGCCAAGGTCGCCGGCGTCCCCGTTGCGGAATCCAGGGTGATGAGCCGATTTTCGATCGGAACCAAGCATCCGATGAAGCCGCCCTATGTGGTCAAGCCGGTTAATGAGGGATCGAGCTTCGGCGTCGTCATCGTCAAGGAGGGCCAGTCGCATCCGCCGCAAGTGATCGGCTCGGCGGAGTGGAAGTACGGCGATACGGTGATGGTCGAGCGCTACGTGCACGGACGGGAGCTAACTTGCGCCGTGATGGGCGACGTGGCGCTCGGGGTGACGGAGATCATCCCGACCGGCCATTCCTTCTACGACTATGATTCAAAATACGTTCCGGGGGGCTCAAAACACGTCTGCCCCGCTAAAATTTCACTAAATATTTACCAAAAAATACAGACACTGTCTCTCAAGGCACATCAAGCAATCGGCTGCCGGGGCGTCACCCGGTCGGACTTCCGCTACGACGACCGTCATTCCGAAAATGGCGAGCTGGTCTGGCTCGAGGTCAACACCCAGCCGGGCATGACGCCGACATCGCTTGTGCCCGAGATCGCCGCGGAAGCGGGACATTCCTTCGGCGAGCTATTGAGTTGGATGGTGGAGGACGCTTCGTGTTCGCGTTGA
- a CDS encoding GNAT family N-acetyltransferase has translation MADIQSLGIIGPAAYAAAYGYLWDNSAALERQLATFGAEAFAKLLERADARLWIAQADASILGFLTMVVGSANPVTEEANGAEVPRIYLLPGAQRLGLGKKLLSSAIAQARDENLGHIWLDVMASAEHARAAYLKWGFSELGSRKFDKPVKAELADMVVLIKHLK, from the coding sequence TTGGCGGATATTCAAAGCCTCGGCATCATCGGACCAGCTGCCTATGCGGCCGCGTATGGATACCTGTGGGACAACAGCGCAGCCTTGGAACGGCAGCTCGCAACATTTGGTGCTGAAGCATTCGCAAAGCTGTTGGAGCGGGCCGATGCCAGACTATGGATCGCACAGGCAGACGCGTCGATCTTGGGCTTTCTCACTATGGTCGTCGGTTCCGCCAATCCCGTCACCGAGGAAGCCAACGGTGCAGAAGTACCAAGAATCTACCTCCTGCCGGGGGCTCAAAGGCTTGGATTAGGAAAGAAACTCCTTAGTTCAGCAATAGCTCAGGCACGAGATGAGAACCTTGGTCACATCTGGCTCGATGTCATGGCGTCAGCTGAGCACGCCAGGGCAGCCTATCTGAAGTGGGGCTTCTCAGAACTTGGCTCTAGGAAGTTTGACAAGCCGGTCAAGGCCGAGCTCGCGGACATGGTGGTACTAATAAAACATCTCAAATGA
- the murB gene encoding UDP-N-acetylmuramate dehydrogenase: protein MNRSEALLAGLGDRLAGIRGRITPNAEMDKITWFRAGGIADALFQPADEEDLAAFLKAVPAEIPLTVVGIGSNLLVREGGIPGFVIRLSAKGFGEAEAISATQIRAGAATPDKRVAAVALEAGIGGFHFYHGIPGAIGGALRMNAGANSVETRERVVEVRALDRKGKGHTLTNADMGYAYRHSSAPAGLIFTSVLFEGYPEDKATIKAAMDAVQHHRETVQPIREKTGGSTFKNPEGTSAWKEIDKAGCRGLMIGGAQMSPMHCNFMINTGNATGYDLEFLGETVRARVLEHSGIRLQWEIKRIGNFKPGHEVQEFLGQLL from the coding sequence ATGAACCGCAGCGAGGCGCTGCTGGCTGGGCTCGGCGATCGGCTCGCCGGGATTCGCGGCCGCATCACACCCAACGCCGAGATGGACAAGATCACCTGGTTCCGCGCCGGCGGCATCGCGGACGCGCTGTTCCAGCCGGCCGACGAGGAAGATCTCGCCGCCTTCCTGAAGGCTGTGCCGGCAGAAATCCCGCTGACGGTGGTCGGCATCGGCTCGAACCTCCTGGTGCGCGAGGGCGGCATTCCGGGTTTCGTCATCCGGCTTTCGGCGAAAGGTTTCGGCGAGGCCGAGGCGATTTCAGCGACACAGATCAGGGCAGGCGCGGCCACGCCCGACAAGCGGGTCGCGGCCGTGGCGCTGGAAGCCGGCATAGGTGGTTTCCATTTCTACCACGGCATTCCCGGCGCCATCGGCGGGGCGCTGCGCATGAATGCCGGGGCCAACAGCGTCGAAACGCGCGAGCGGGTGGTGGAGGTGCGCGCGCTCGACCGCAAAGGCAAGGGCCACACGCTGACCAACGCCGACATGGGCTATGCCTACCGCCATTCCTCCGCGCCCGCCGGGCTGATCTTCACCTCGGTGCTGTTCGAGGGCTACCCGGAAGATAAGGCAACGATAAAGGCCGCAATGGACGCGGTGCAGCATCATCGCGAGACGGTGCAGCCGATCCGCGAGAAGACCGGCGGCTCGACCTTCAAAAATCCGGAAGGCACTTCGGCGTGGAAGGAGATCGACAAGGCAGGCTGCCGCGGGCTGATGATCGGCGGGGCGCAGATGTCGCCGATGCACTGCAACTTCATGATCAATACTGGTAACGCGACCGGCTACGACCTTGAATTTTTGGGGGAAACGGTGCGAGCGCGGGTGCTCGAACACTCCGGCATAAGGCTGCAGTGGGAGATCAAGCGCATCGGCAATTTCAAGCCGGGGCATGAGGTCCAGGAGTTTCTGGGGCAGTTGCTGTAG